Proteins co-encoded in one Saprospira grandis genomic window:
- a CDS encoding FKBP-type peptidyl-prolyl cis-trans isomerase, whose translation MAQTEKEQQTTERFAEAFGVYIANDLINGAGLTADVLNVAEFTTNFQAAMKGEEPFQMQTVGPKIQQYMGGCAAAKQSGNPMPEAPENFSAEFGFMVGFNVKSQGMLDGNSFDYEGFNNGFTSVFEGAPSMTGENAQQIINTAYQKMQAEMAQKVKEQEKAFFEKNAKENDKIISLPSGIQYEVLKEGKGPKPVITDKVRTHYHGTLLDGSVFDSSVERGEPAEFPIQGVIKGWQEILPMMGTGAKWRVYIPSGLAYGPQARPKIPANSILVFEIELLDIVK comes from the coding sequence ATGGCCCAAACAGAAAAAGAACAACAAACAACAGAGCGCTTTGCAGAGGCCTTTGGTGTCTATATCGCTAATGATCTGATCAATGGCGCTGGCCTTACTGCCGATGTCTTGAATGTTGCTGAGTTTACAACAAACTTTCAAGCTGCCATGAAAGGGGAGGAGCCCTTCCAAATGCAAACAGTTGGTCCAAAAATCCAACAGTATATGGGAGGCTGTGCCGCCGCCAAGCAATCTGGAAACCCTATGCCCGAAGCCCCCGAGAATTTCTCGGCGGAGTTTGGCTTTATGGTGGGATTCAATGTGAAATCGCAAGGAATGCTCGATGGCAATAGCTTTGATTATGAAGGCTTCAATAACGGCTTTACCTCTGTTTTTGAGGGCGCGCCTAGCATGACTGGCGAAAATGCCCAGCAGATTATCAATACAGCCTACCAAAAGATGCAGGCAGAAATGGCCCAAAAGGTAAAAGAGCAGGAAAAAGCATTTTTTGAAAAGAATGCCAAGGAAAATGATAAGATCATTAGCCTGCCTTCTGGCATCCAGTATGAAGTGCTCAAAGAGGGTAAAGGACCCAAACCCGTCATTACGGATAAGGTGCGCACGCACTACCACGGTACTTTGCTAGACGGTTCTGTTTTTGACAGTTCTGTTGAACGTGGCGAGCCTGCTGAGTTTCCTATTCAGGGGGTAATTAAGGGCTGGCAAGAGATTTTGCCCATGATGGGCACTGGCGCCAAATGGAGAGTATATATTCCCTCTGGCTTGGCTTATGGCCCTCAAGCTCGTCCAAAAATTCCCGCCAACTCTATTTTGGTCTTCGAAATTGAGCTTTTGGATATTGTGAAGTAG
- a CDS encoding MG2 domain-containing protein: MPFLFKRQIETSLLRLFVCLSLFAPLYHLHAQAPWQKQLRTKEEKLSSLEYIYAQTDRTIYRPGETIWFTAYLFGAQKGLAPPSQYIYAQLIGPDGAVKEEFRLEVINRTARGCFQLAKTAVIGGYQLQLYSQWQKNFGTALFFKKELKIESLGPSSEQAIGSQRKKQKKIQLQFHPEGGYLLANCANRLAIKTVDEKGRSVAIKAVLLNQKKEVLAQYETYHAGIGSLVFSPQQNENYTLKVLSPIEKEYPLPKIRNKGLHLSCLKQENQVLSINVFSTKQRPVELLIEQAEGLLIKKKLELKKGNQQYLISLKDGQKGLAQLSLRKVKGPKLLQRIFFLQQEEVQYLVHKKLDYKKDSSLLRLQLKDADNRPLQAQLSFALTIEEEKRPRDEEHLLSYSLLSIPLSIPIEQAGFYLNKANPKADSALDNLLLSQSWAALHPLQPAQAKIKLSYPAEVGGQLRALLFWRKLPLAHKKVAIYDSSGTKILQKIKTNAQGEIYWEEDEFQEDLIVKINHYGYRLSKKIYYRPPCPPYSKTITKNAGLSNQLSAKVLDYKGEPMYYLFIDLCRENECKTIQTSWDGTFKLDSLVPGRYDLHIRGREHEELFFNNICLAADDSLQLTVSYEGLGLESKSEVNSGVLIHYTPVPYTKAEVESCPPNLNDPISYNGLIRMEEGIERRPAFLGEVGEASNYAAFYRAQGKAYYYETHSKQRESQPYLRFRIPSSGLKWLNAQHGSPNVFPSRPFYSENNKTILWQAKIETNELGQLDIPYPKSPEKYRLIIEGIGKNGELIYWEQQL, from the coding sequence ATGCCTTTCCTATTCAAAAGACAGATTGAGACGAGTTTGCTTAGACTATTTGTTTGTCTATCCTTATTTGCTCCCCTTTACCATTTGCATGCACAAGCTCCATGGCAAAAACAGCTGAGGACGAAGGAAGAAAAACTTTCTAGCTTAGAATATATCTATGCCCAAACAGACAGGACAATTTACCGTCCTGGAGAAACTATTTGGTTTACGGCCTATTTATTTGGGGCTCAAAAAGGGCTAGCGCCTCCATCTCAATATATCTATGCTCAACTTATTGGTCCAGATGGGGCAGTAAAAGAAGAATTTCGTTTAGAGGTAATTAACAGAACCGCTAGAGGTTGTTTTCAGCTAGCTAAAACGGCAGTGATCGGGGGCTACCAACTTCAATTGTATAGCCAATGGCAAAAAAATTTTGGTACAGCCCTCTTCTTCAAAAAAGAGCTAAAAATAGAGTCTTTAGGTCCTTCATCAGAGCAAGCTATTGGCAGTCAAAGAAAAAAACAAAAGAAAATTCAACTGCAGTTTCACCCTGAAGGGGGCTACTTACTTGCAAACTGTGCTAACCGATTAGCAATAAAAACAGTAGATGAAAAAGGCCGTAGTGTAGCGATTAAAGCCGTCCTGCTTAACCAGAAAAAGGAGGTCCTAGCCCAATATGAAACTTATCATGCGGGAATTGGAAGCTTAGTGTTTAGCCCTCAGCAAAATGAAAATTATACGCTTAAGGTACTAAGCCCTATTGAAAAAGAATACCCCCTGCCTAAAATCAGAAATAAAGGGCTACATTTGAGCTGCTTAAAGCAAGAAAATCAAGTTTTAAGCATCAATGTTTTTAGTACTAAGCAAAGGCCTGTAGAACTACTTATAGAACAGGCTGAAGGGCTACTAATAAAGAAAAAGCTAGAACTAAAAAAGGGGAATCAACAATACCTGATTTCCTTGAAAGATGGCCAAAAAGGCTTAGCTCAATTAAGTCTGCGTAAAGTAAAAGGCCCTAAGCTCCTACAAAGGATATTTTTTCTTCAGCAAGAAGAGGTGCAGTATTTAGTCCATAAAAAGCTCGACTACAAAAAGGATAGTTCGCTTTTAAGGCTTCAACTAAAAGATGCCGATAACCGACCACTGCAAGCACAATTATCATTTGCTCTAACCATAGAGGAGGAAAAAAGGCCTCGAGATGAAGAACATCTTTTATCCTACAGCTTGCTATCTATACCTTTAAGTATTCCAATTGAGCAAGCTGGTTTTTATCTAAATAAGGCCAACCCAAAAGCAGATAGCGCTCTGGACAACTTACTGCTTAGCCAGAGCTGGGCAGCGCTGCATCCGCTTCAGCCTGCTCAAGCAAAGATTAAACTTAGTTATCCGGCAGAGGTAGGCGGACAATTAAGAGCCCTACTGTTTTGGCGCAAACTTCCGCTGGCCCACAAAAAAGTTGCTATTTATGATAGTAGTGGAACAAAAATCCTTCAAAAAATAAAAACAAATGCTCAAGGTGAAATCTATTGGGAAGAGGATGAATTTCAGGAAGACCTCATCGTAAAAATCAACCATTATGGCTACCGGCTTTCTAAAAAGATTTATTACCGTCCGCCCTGTCCTCCTTACAGTAAAACAATTACAAAAAACGCAGGCCTATCAAATCAACTAAGTGCAAAGGTTCTCGATTATAAAGGAGAGCCTATGTACTATCTGTTTATAGATCTCTGTAGAGAAAATGAATGCAAGACCATTCAAACTAGTTGGGATGGGACCTTTAAGCTAGATTCTTTAGTCCCAGGGCGCTATGATTTACACATTAGAGGAAGAGAGCATGAAGAGCTGTTCTTTAATAATATTTGCTTAGCTGCAGATGATAGCCTCCAACTAACAGTCTCCTATGAAGGCTTAGGGCTAGAATCTAAATCAGAAGTTAATTCAGGAGTGCTTATACATTATACGCCAGTCCCCTATACTAAAGCAGAAGTCGAGTCTTGTCCTCCAAACCTCAATGATCCGATTAGCTATAATGGTTTGATTAGAATGGAAGAAGGCATTGAAAGACGCCCAGCCTTCTTAGGAGAAGTTGGAGAAGCATCTAATTATGCGGCCTTCTACAGAGCACAAGGAAAAGCCTACTATTACGAAACGCATTCCAAACAGCGTGAATCTCAACCTTATTTGCGTTTTCGTATCCCATCTTCTGGATTAAAATGGCTTAATGCACAGCATGGGAGCCCTAATGTATTTCCTTCTCGTCCCTTTTATTCAGAAAACAATAAAACCATCCTTTGGCAAGCGAAAATTGAGACCAACGAACTAGGGCAGCTAGATATCCCTTACCCCAAAAGTCCAGAAAAGTATCGTTTAATCATAGAAGGTATCGGTAAAAATGGTGAGTTGATTTACTGGGAGCAGCAGCTTTAG
- a CDS encoding ABC-F family ATP-binding cassette domain-containing protein: MLTVSNLSMRFGKRILFDEVNVVFSTGNCYGVIGANGAGKSTFLKILSGELDATTGQISLEPGTRMSVLKQDHFAYDEFAVLDTVMMGHKKLYDTKVELDQIYLKPDFSEADGMRAGELSADFEEMGGWSAESDAAELLSNLGVAEELHHKPMKELNTSQKVRVLLAQALYGNPDVLILDEPTNDLDAETIMWLEDFLADFRNTVIVVSHDRHFLDAVCTHIADVDRMRINLHTGNYTFWYESSQLAARQMADKNKKTEQKRKELTEFIQRFSANASKAKQATSRKKALEKLNLDEIKPSTRRYPGIIFKQNREVGDQILEVRDLKMSLGGEVLFDKVNFTVQRDQKIAFLSKNSLAVSKFLECLAGEQDVQADSGSINWGVTVTPSYLPNENNHYFDVDLNLVDWLRQYSEEKDETFIRGFLGRMLFSGEETQKSAKVLSGGEKVRCLLSRLMLEEGNALVLDEPTSHLDLESITKLNESLVEFPGYIFFTSSDHQFVQTIANRIIEITPNGIIDKLMPYDDYLRDPSVKEQRALLYGQEVKA; this comes from the coding sequence ATGCTAACTGTCAGCAATCTTTCTATGCGTTTCGGCAAACGCATCCTTTTTGATGAGGTGAATGTTGTTTTTTCTACCGGCAATTGCTACGGCGTTATTGGGGCCAATGGAGCCGGAAAATCAACCTTCCTCAAAATTTTATCTGGAGAGCTAGATGCCACCACCGGGCAAATTTCTCTAGAACCCGGTACACGGATGTCTGTGCTTAAGCAGGACCATTTCGCCTATGACGAATTTGCCGTTTTAGATACGGTCATGATGGGCCACAAAAAGCTATACGATACCAAAGTAGAGCTGGACCAAATTTACCTCAAGCCCGATTTTAGCGAGGCCGACGGTATGCGCGCCGGAGAACTAAGCGCCGATTTTGAAGAAATGGGCGGCTGGTCTGCAGAAAGCGATGCAGCCGAACTCCTAAGTAATTTGGGCGTAGCCGAAGAACTACACCATAAGCCCATGAAAGAGCTCAATACCAGCCAAAAGGTACGGGTGCTCTTGGCCCAAGCCCTTTATGGTAATCCCGATGTGTTGATTCTCGATGAGCCCACCAACGACTTGGATGCAGAAACCATCATGTGGCTAGAGGATTTCTTGGCTGATTTCAGAAATACCGTTATTGTGGTTTCTCACGACCGTCACTTCCTCGATGCCGTTTGTACCCATATCGCCGATGTAGACCGTATGCGAATCAATCTACATACGGGTAACTATACTTTCTGGTATGAGTCTAGCCAGTTGGCCGCTCGCCAAATGGCCGATAAGAATAAAAAGACGGAGCAAAAACGCAAGGAGCTCACCGAGTTTATCCAGCGCTTTTCAGCCAATGCCTCTAAGGCCAAACAGGCCACTTCTCGGAAAAAGGCTTTGGAGAAACTTAATCTAGACGAAATTAAGCCTTCTACTCGCCGCTATCCCGGTATTATCTTTAAGCAAAACCGTGAGGTAGGAGACCAAATCCTAGAGGTGCGCGATCTTAAGATGAGCCTAGGCGGAGAGGTCCTTTTTGATAAGGTCAACTTTACCGTTCAAAGAGACCAAAAAATCGCCTTTTTGTCTAAAAATAGCTTGGCCGTCTCTAAGTTCTTAGAGTGTTTGGCTGGAGAACAGGACGTACAAGCCGATTCAGGCAGCATTAACTGGGGCGTTACCGTAACCCCTTCTTATTTGCCCAACGAAAATAATCACTACTTTGATGTAGACCTCAATCTAGTCGATTGGTTGCGCCAGTATTCTGAAGAAAAAGACGAAACCTTTATCCGTGGCTTCCTTGGCCGTATGCTCTTCTCTGGAGAAGAAACCCAAAAGTCAGCTAAGGTCCTTTCTGGAGGTGAAAAAGTGCGCTGTTTGCTCTCTCGCCTCATGCTAGAAGAGGGAAATGCCCTGGTTTTGGATGAACCCACTTCTCACCTTGATCTAGAATCAATCACAAAGCTCAACGAGTCTTTGGTGGAGTTCCCCGGCTATATTTTCTTTACCTCTTCAGATCATCAGTTTGTGCAAACTATTGCCAACAGAATTATTGAAATTACCCCCAACGGAATTATCGATAAGCTGATGCCTTATGATGATTATCTCCGCGATCCTAGCGTTAAGGAGCAGCGGGCACTACTATATGGCCAAGAAGTTAAGGCCTAA
- a CDS encoding TonB-dependent receptor, translating into MKDLFVLMAFLCLSLSSWGQTMIKGQVIDSESASPLPYVQIANRNGLAFSQTNDLGQFEIAAKVGKDSLEIQLLGYSSLVVLATENLHISLSAEALAVDELLVSASRSVASRSTSPVAISSISAQDIKQTKATTIDQLVNQLAGVNMVDLGNEQHSMSIRRPVDYGASYLYMEDGLPIRASGVFNHNALLEINMADVGRIELIRGPASSLYGSEAIGGAINFISSRGSLTPQARLGIQGSSMGYARADLQASTSFNKRLGLQLNGYYAQQRNGLLAHSDFHKMALNIGGNYQLDDKTSLSTKLSILDYHSEMRGSLDSAAFFGRSYDSDQTFTYRKVKSYRARIDAKRQWNSNSFSKAIAYFRKNGIEQNPSYRVSDDYKPWTGQGDPLLAHGQINDNSFISWGLLGQHQENWAWQNAQLIVGGQLDYSPNTYEAQYIQIQKTEEGLYNSYTTTDSSLADYTAHLLNTAAYMQYQMDLFEGLKLTAALRFDYFNYSFDNKLGANAYTAVEDGSNSFYRLTPKLGLNYNFSKTKGIYLNYGQGFVPPQVSALYVGQRIPMLDAVYYQNYELGSYLGIWKNRLRIELSAYYMSGENEIISVLQDDGTTIRQNAGGTAHYGLEYGLRIQLLKDLNLSVQATNSIHRFTDFEDSRGNDFSGNDMPLAPKFFMNSMLSYQPSFVKGLSLRLEWRQLNKYYMDQANSKEYNGFDCFNLRLGYQHKNLEVWAHLMNLSNELYATVASSSLWGESYSLGRPRYLQLGVAYTFK; encoded by the coding sequence ATGAAAGACTTATTTGTCTTAATGGCATTTCTATGCCTTAGCCTCAGCAGTTGGGGGCAAACAATGATCAAAGGTCAGGTAATTGATAGCGAGAGTGCTTCTCCATTACCTTATGTACAAATTGCAAATCGAAATGGTTTGGCCTTTTCGCAGACTAATGATTTGGGACAGTTTGAGATTGCAGCAAAAGTAGGTAAGGACAGTTTAGAAATACAGCTATTAGGTTATAGCTCCTTAGTTGTTTTAGCAACAGAAAATCTTCATATTTCTTTATCGGCAGAAGCTTTAGCGGTAGATGAGCTCTTGGTTAGTGCGAGTCGGTCAGTAGCGAGTAGAAGTACATCTCCGGTAGCCATTAGTAGTATATCGGCCCAAGATATAAAGCAAACCAAGGCGACAACAATTGACCAGTTGGTCAATCAGTTGGCTGGCGTGAACATGGTTGATTTGGGTAATGAGCAGCACAGCATGAGTATTCGCAGACCTGTGGACTATGGAGCGTCTTACTTATATATGGAAGATGGCTTACCCATACGGGCCTCTGGGGTGTTCAATCATAATGCACTTTTGGAGATCAACATGGCGGATGTTGGGCGCATTGAGTTAATTCGGGGACCTGCATCTAGTTTATATGGCAGTGAGGCTATTGGTGGTGCCATCAACTTCATTTCGTCTAGAGGCAGCTTGACACCTCAGGCGAGATTGGGAATACAAGGTAGTAGCATGGGCTATGCAAGAGCCGATTTGCAAGCTTCTACTAGTTTCAACAAACGCTTAGGCTTACAACTGAATGGTTATTATGCTCAGCAGCGGAATGGATTATTAGCACATAGTGATTTTCACAAAATGGCCTTAAATATTGGGGGAAATTATCAATTGGATGATAAAACAAGTTTATCGACCAAGCTCTCTATCTTAGATTATCATTCAGAGATGCGAGGATCATTGGATAGCGCTGCTTTTTTTGGTCGTTCCTATGATTCAGATCAGACCTTCACTTATCGGAAGGTAAAATCTTATCGGGCAAGAATAGATGCCAAACGACAGTGGAACAGCAATTCATTTAGCAAAGCCATTGCTTACTTTCGGAAAAATGGGATTGAGCAAAATCCCTCTTATCGCGTCAGCGATGATTACAAACCTTGGACTGGGCAGGGAGACCCCTTATTGGCACATGGACAAATCAATGATAATAGTTTTATTAGTTGGGGGCTCTTAGGGCAGCATCAGGAGAATTGGGCTTGGCAAAATGCTCAGTTGATTGTTGGCGGACAACTAGATTATAGTCCTAATACTTATGAGGCTCAATATATTCAAATTCAGAAGACAGAAGAGGGATTGTATAATAGCTATACGACTACAGACAGCAGCTTAGCCGATTATACCGCTCATCTTTTGAACACCGCAGCTTATATGCAGTATCAAATGGACCTTTTTGAGGGGCTAAAGCTAACTGCAGCGCTTCGCTTTGATTATTTCAACTATTCTTTTGACAATAAATTAGGCGCTAATGCCTACACTGCAGTAGAAGATGGCAGCAACAGTTTTTATCGCTTAACGCCTAAGTTGGGCTTGAATTATAACTTCAGTAAAACTAAGGGCATCTACCTTAACTACGGACAGGGCTTTGTCCCACCTCAGGTATCTGCACTATACGTAGGGCAGCGCATTCCTATGTTAGATGCTGTTTACTATCAAAACTATGAGTTAGGTAGTTATTTGGGCATTTGGAAAAACCGACTTCGCATAGAATTATCCGCCTATTATATGAGTGGCGAGAATGAAATTATCTCTGTTTTACAAGATGATGGCACGACTATCCGCCAAAATGCTGGTGGAACAGCACATTATGGACTAGAGTATGGTTTACGCATTCAATTGTTAAAGGATTTGAACCTGAGTGTGCAAGCGACTAACTCTATTCATCGTTTTACAGACTTTGAAGATAGTCGAGGAAACGATTTTTCTGGCAACGATATGCCTTTAGCACCTAAATTCTTCATGAATAGTATGCTCAGCTATCAGCCTTCATTTGTAAAGGGCCTCTCTTTGCGTTTAGAATGGCGCCAGCTGAATAAGTACTATATGGACCAAGCCAATAGCAAAGAATACAATGGCTTTGACTGCTTTAACCTCAGATTGGGTTATCAGCATAAGAATCTAGAAGTTTGGGCCCATTTAATGAATCTAAGCAATGAGCTTTACGCTACAGTAGCCAGTTCGAGCCTATGGGGAGAGAGCTACTCTTTAGGACGACCTCGTTACTTGCAACTGGGGGTAGCTTATACCTTTAAGTAG
- a CDS encoding PepSY-associated TM helix domain-containing protein translates to MKNRQLFAWVWRWHFIGGLFSLPVILLLAFTGVLYLFKDAYEEDQLAQKLPQIEQLAEKKSWQEQWDQLKEDWELLPQTVELGLSNEQYSVFSHGRFGGKAFAYINPYQGTLSYQYALKETDSYKVRKLHGELLLGGYGTKLVELVACWMIVLIITGLYLFWPNWQQYKNMRKGKRQLVIGLHSYLSAIFAIPLLLLLFGGLPWTDVWGGAFKFIQKKTNTGFPKEWSARSWQSTPQTTALSLDEVIQIVEQLQVEGELSLGLPNSAKGVYSLSNKQVALEKKVMFHLDAYSGEVLYRGGWTDIGPLMKTRLWLMAFHQGEFGYWNFLLVLIMGISLFFSSLFALASYLYRKTKGNWGFPSQNRNFKKPYLLYGLIALLGLLFPLFGLSLLLIVAIEWITKSSKLNYCK, encoded by the coding sequence ATGAAAAACAGACAGTTGTTTGCTTGGGTTTGGCGTTGGCATTTTATAGGAGGGCTATTTAGCCTGCCAGTCATTCTGCTCTTAGCGTTTACAGGCGTCCTTTATTTATTTAAAGATGCTTATGAAGAAGATCAATTGGCCCAAAAGCTCCCTCAGATAGAACAGTTGGCAGAAAAAAAGAGCTGGCAAGAGCAATGGGATCAGCTAAAAGAAGACTGGGAATTGCTTCCGCAAACTGTTGAACTAGGCTTGTCTAATGAACAATATAGCGTTTTTTCTCATGGACGTTTTGGCGGTAAAGCATTTGCATATATTAACCCTTATCAAGGAACACTGAGCTATCAATATGCCTTGAAAGAAACCGATAGCTATAAGGTCCGAAAACTGCATGGCGAATTATTGCTTGGAGGATATGGAACCAAACTCGTGGAGCTAGTGGCTTGCTGGATGATTGTCTTAATCATTACAGGCCTATATTTGTTTTGGCCCAATTGGCAGCAGTATAAGAATATGAGGAAGGGAAAACGACAATTAGTAATAGGACTACACAGCTATTTATCGGCCATTTTTGCCATCCCGCTTCTCTTGCTGCTCTTTGGTGGCTTGCCATGGACAGATGTTTGGGGCGGCGCCTTTAAGTTTATCCAAAAGAAAACAAATACAGGCTTCCCAAAAGAATGGTCTGCCCGCTCTTGGCAATCAACCCCTCAAACTACAGCCCTATCCCTTGATGAAGTTATTCAAATTGTAGAGCAACTGCAGGTTGAAGGAGAATTGAGCTTGGGCTTACCTAATTCAGCCAAAGGAGTATACAGTTTAAGCAATAAGCAAGTAGCTTTGGAGAAAAAAGTAATGTTCCATCTAGATGCTTACAGCGGAGAAGTCCTCTACCGTGGCGGCTGGACCGATATCGGCCCCCTAATGAAAACCCGACTCTGGCTGATGGCTTTTCATCAAGGCGAATTTGGCTATTGGAACTTTCTACTCGTCCTAATTATGGGCATTTCTCTATTCTTTTCTAGCCTGTTCGCCTTAGCCAGTTACCTCTACAGAAAAACCAAGGGCAATTGGGGCTTCCCCAGCCAAAACCGCAACTTCAAAAAACCTTACCTCCTTTATGGCCTGATTGCCTTACTAGGCCTATTATTCCCCCTCTTTGGCCTTAGTCTGTTGCTCATTGTCGCCATTGAATGGATAACTAAAAGTAGTAAACTTAATTACTGCAAATAA
- a CDS encoding FKBP-type peptidyl-prolyl cis-trans isomerase codes for MKLSMNASSWGAALLLLFIMLSMTPEASAQRRKKKRRKKQKTVQVDSLGLSYNYGLLVGASIAMQGIPKDSLSAEEIAAGIMKALETELDPEMMDQAQERFMARMEAVQAAQAEAKLAEEKTWLADNAKNNKNIITLESGIQYEVLTAGEGEKPTAESSVTTHYHGMLTNGTVFDSSVERGQPATFPVGGVIQGWQEILQLMPTGSKWKVYIPSALGYGSQAVGNIPPNSILIFEIELLSIN; via the coding sequence ATGAAATTATCTATGAATGCCTCTTCTTGGGGCGCCGCTCTTTTGCTCCTTTTTATCATGTTGAGCATGACTCCCGAGGCCTCGGCCCAAAGACGCAAGAAAAAGCGTAGAAAAAAACAAAAAACGGTACAGGTAGACAGCCTGGGCCTTAGCTATAATTATGGCCTTTTGGTGGGCGCTAGTATTGCTATGCAAGGGATCCCCAAAGACTCTTTGTCTGCAGAAGAAATTGCCGCAGGGATCATGAAGGCTCTAGAAACTGAACTAGATCCCGAAATGATGGACCAAGCTCAAGAACGCTTTATGGCCCGCATGGAGGCTGTACAAGCCGCTCAGGCAGAAGCCAAACTGGCCGAGGAAAAAACTTGGCTAGCCGATAATGCCAAAAATAATAAGAATATTATTACCCTAGAGTCAGGTATTCAATATGAAGTCCTGACAGCTGGCGAAGGCGAAAAACCTACTGCAGAAAGTAGCGTGACTACTCATTATCATGGTATGCTTACCAATGGAACTGTCTTCGATAGCTCTGTAGAACGCGGCCAACCCGCTACTTTTCCCGTCGGTGGCGTGATCCAAGGCTGGCAGGAGATTCTACAACTGATGCCCACAGGCTCTAAATGGAAGGTGTATATCCCTTCTGCTTTGGGCTATGGTAGCCAGGCCGTAGGCAATATTCCCCCTAATTCTATCCTGATTTTCGAAATTGAGTTGCTTTCTATCAACTAA
- a CDS encoding FKBP-type peptidyl-prolyl cis-trans isomerase, translated as MKKQFLVLALAAGLGLVGCTEDKEKAGAAELGENLEQMEEKAATDAPALTGNLGEAFGVNLASELMNGPGLTADVLNVVEFTTNFQAAMKGEEPFQMQTVGPKIQQYMGGCAAAKQSGNPMPEAPENFSAELGFLVGFNVKSQGMLDGNSFDFEGFNKGFASVFEGAPSMTGENAQQIINTANQKMQAEMAQKVKAQEKAFFEKNAKENDKIISLPSGIQYEVLKEGKGPKPVITDKVRTHYHGMLTDGSVFDSSVDRGQPAEFPIQGVIKGWQEVLPMMGTGAKWRVYIPSGLAYGPQGRPKIPANSILVFEIELLDIVK; from the coding sequence ATGAAAAAACAGTTTTTAGTACTGGCTCTAGCAGCTGGTTTGGGCCTTGTTGGCTGTACAGAAGATAAAGAAAAAGCCGGTGCGGCAGAACTAGGCGAAAACCTAGAGCAAATGGAAGAAAAAGCCGCTACCGATGCCCCCGCTCTTACTGGCAATTTGGGCGAGGCCTTTGGCGTAAATCTCGCCAGTGAACTCATGAATGGTCCAGGCCTTACTGCCGATGTCTTGAATGTTGTTGAGTTTACAACAAACTTTCAAGCTGCCATGAAAGGGGAGGAGCCCTTCCAAATGCAAACAGTTGGTCCAAAAATCCAACAGTATATGGGAGGCTGTGCCGCCGCCAAGCAATCTGGAAACCCTATGCCCGAAGCCCCCGAAAATTTCTCGGCGGAGTTGGGCTTTCTAGTGGGCTTTAATGTAAAATCGCAAGGGATGCTCGATGGCAATAGCTTTGATTTTGAAGGCTTCAATAAGGGCTTTGCCTCTGTTTTTGAAGGCGCACCTAGCATGACTGGCGAAAATGCCCAGCAGATTATTAACACGGCCAACCAAAAGATGCAGGCAGAAATGGCCCAAAAGGTAAAGGCGCAGGAAAAAGCGTTTTTTGAAAAAAATGCCAAGGAAAATGATAAGATCATCAGCTTGCCTTCTGGCATCCAGTATGAAGTGCTCAAAGAGGGTAAAGGACCCAAACCCGTCATTACGGATAAGGTGCGCACGCACTACCACGGAATGCTAACGGACGGTTCTGTCTTCGATAGTTCTGTGGACCGTGGCCAACCCGCCGAGTTTCCCATTCAGGGCGTAATTAAGGGCTGGCAAGAGGTTTTGCCCATGATGGGCACTGGAGCCAAATGGAGAGTGTATATTCCCTCTGGCTTGGCTTATGGCCCTCAAGGCCGCCCAAAAATTCCCGCCAACTCTATTTTGGTCTTCGAAATTGAGCTTTTGGATATTGTGAAGTAG